From Faecalicatena sp. Marseille-Q4148:
ACAGCAACGATCTGGTTAGATTGAACAAGCTGTTGGTAATCCAAATCGCCTGATTCGCTGAATTGCTGAATAGAAGCAAAGTCATTAGCGGTAATAATAGAAAGTTGATCTTTGCCTGTGCTATTTTTCCCTGCCCAACTAATATCTGTTTCAACAACTTGCTTTATATTGCTAATGCTTGGAAACTCCATTATCTTTTGTTTGAAGTTTTCAATCTCTGAAACTTTCTCGCTGTATTTACCAGTAGTTTCAATCGCAAATTGTCCATACTGGTAGACATCTTTCTTTACAATAGACTCTGGATCAATGGAAGCGGTGTATGTCGCAGCTAAGACGAATAAAAGCCCGCTTAGACCCAAAGAAAGCACAGAAACTAAAATGCTTTTCCAGTGTGATGTTATGCTTATGATTGCTAGCCCCAAAGAAGATAATTTTCGTTTTTCTTTGTTAGTAACCTTACAATCAAAGCGTTCCATCATATATTTGCTGGAAAGGATCGGGGAAATGCTGAGGGCTATTTTTGTAGGTCTATTTAACGATACTTTTACAACGAAATTGATGATAAGACTAATGATTATCCCCCAGAATACCGCAGCGATCCAATCCCAACCATCAGGTTGCAACAAATATCCAGCAAGGCCGCCAATCAGTAGACCAATCGGAACCCCAATTCTACATAAAATTTTTCTTTCGTAGCGGATGATTTTCTTTGTTTGCTGCTGTGTCATTCCGACAGTACGAAGCTGCCCAAATTGCCGCACTTGATTTACAACAGATAAATAGAAAACATTGTAAATTACTAAAGCACTCACAATTATAATGAAGATTGCCACCCCCATAAGAACCATGTTTTTCTGATTTAATAGTCCTCCGTTAGGCAAACTATCTATGAATAAGTCGTTTCTTGTTACATGATGAATGTCATATTTTGAAGATATATTATCGACCGCAGAAGAAAAACCATATTGCGTCATTTTTGTGGCATCAACAATGGTAATTGAAGCATCATACCCGTTTTCTGTTTCAGTTACTTTGATGGATTCGATATTTTCCTCTGAATACAACAACTCAATTTGCTGCTGGGAAAGATCATAAAAAACAACTTGTGGCTGCCCTTCTGCCATTCTATCTTTTGTAGTTTCATATCCGCTTTCAAACATAATCAACATCATGAGTAGTGCTGTTGCAAAGACTATCGTAGTAAGCGAGAAAACCTTTTTAACTCGGTTTTTATCTATATCGTTTTTAGCAATTTTTTTCGTGATAGCACTGGTATCATTCTCAAAAGGCCATGTCATAGCCTACCACCTCCTTATTCCACAATCTTGCCGTCCTCAATGCGGACAATCCGATCTGCAAGGCGGGCTATGTCGTCATTGTGGGTAATCATCACAACAGTTTGCCGGAACTCCGCACTGGTACGCTTGATAAGCCCCAGCACCTCGGCACTGGTCTTGCTGTCAAGGTTGCCGGTCGGCTCGTCGGCCAGCACAATAGCCGGTTTGGTAATCAAGGCGCGGGCAATCGCCACACGCTGCTGCTGTCCGCCGGAAAGATTGTTCGGCATATTTTTCAGTTTATCTTTCAGCCCCAGCAGGTGAACGATCTCGTCCAAAAACTTCTGATCCACCGTGTCCCCGCCTAGCTCCACCGGCAGGACGATGTTCTCATACACATTCAGGATGGGAACAAGGTTATAGTTCTGGAAGATAAAGCCGATGTTGCGGCGGCGGAAGATGGTAAGCTGTTCGTCGTTCATTTTCGACAGCTCTTTGTCCCGGACAATCACATTGCCGGAAGTAGGGGTGTCCAGCCCGCCCATCATGTGAAGCAGGGTAGACTTGCCGCTGCCGGAGGTTCCCACAACGGCCACAAACTCGCCGTCCTCCACAGAGAAGTTCACGCCGTCAAGGGCGCGGGTGATGTTCGGCTCTGTGCCGTAATATTTTTTCAGGTCGATGGTCTGTAAAACACTCATATTCAAAACTCCTTTCAAGGCTTCCTGTTGCTAATAAAAAAGCAGAGCCAATCATAGAAAGAGTGTTCTCCTTTTATGTTATCGGCTCTGCGGCTGTGCGTCTGGCGCTTTGATAACGGTTATATGGAATTGCTCAATGTCGATTAGACATTCACTTTTGCATTTTGGACAAAAGAGAGGAAAATTTTTTAGAATGGTATCTTCCCGGATTTTGTCGCGTGTTTTATTCCCGCAGACTGGGCAGCGGATGAACTCTGTTTTCTCCATATTGTTCACTCCGAATTGCGATCATTCTTTTTCTTATCCCGATATTTCCGTATGAGTTTATTACGGATAGGAACGCCAACACCAATCAAAAGCACAACTGCCAAAATTGTGAAATCCATACAATCACCTCACATTTCCTTATTCTTCATAACCCGAATGGACAAGAAGATTGAAACCGCATACATCACGACAATAGCAAAAACCGCAAGGAAAACGAGAAGTATCGGAGAAGATTCAACGACTGAAATAATTGAGTTCCCGATAGCTGGCATTTTAGAGAGAAGAAGTAAAGTCACCAAAAAACCGGCCACTGGAATATACATAAATACCCGTCCTTTGATTGAGCCGTACTTGTAATATCCCGGAATCTGGAACACGGTATAGAGTGCAAATAAGAATACTCCTGCAATAGCGGCAGTTACAATATCAAATACGCCAACTGTTTCACCCAGTACTTTCAAGACAAGCGGCTGTGCAATCAAAGAAATAATCAAGGAAAGAAGCCCCATTGCAAGGACAAAAACATAGCGTCCGATCACAAGCTCGCTTTTACGAACAGGTAAAATACCAAACAGACGATCCATGCTGTTTTTTTCTGTGATGGAAAAGGTATATCCCGTCGTCATGGCAATAAAGCACATAGCAAATGATACCCCTGTCAGCAAAGAACGATTGATTGCGGCAAACACAATCGGCAGGAGCAGGGTAAAGCAAATCGTCTTAAAATATGGTTTTACCAATGCAATATCTAATTTTGTGGATTTCAAAATATTACTCATAATCGTCACCTTTCTTGCTTGTAAACACTACAATTTCATCAATGGTGGCAGGATCAACGGTCAGGTTAGGGAAACCGCTAATATCTTCGGTTTTCATCAGAGCCTCAAATCCCGTAGGGAATGTACGAATACCAGCCGCCTTATTTTTCAGATCATCGGACAGTTCCTCAATTCCACCTTTTACAATGCGGAACATATCTACAAAATCATCTTTGCTGCCAGTAAAAAACAGCTCGCCATAACTGATGTAGGTAATATAATCGGCTGCACGCTCCAAATCGCCTGTGATATGGGTGGAGAACAAAACACTATGCTCGCCATCTTCAATATACTCTGAAAGAATTTTCAAAAGTTCATCTCTGGAAACCGGGTCAAGTCCACTGGTCGGTTCGTCAAGGATCAGCAATTTGGCGTCGTATGAAAACGCACAGGCAAGCATTAACTTCATCTGCATACCTTTGGAAAGTTCTTTTACCTTTTTGGTTGGTGCAATGTGAAATTTCCGTAACATATCCGCAAATTTCTGGCTGTCCCAATTTGGATAAAATACCGAAATGGATTTTTCAACCTGCGACACTTTCCAATCATCACTGAAATAATTTGTATCGAAAACAACGCCCAGCTCTGATTTTACTTTTTGTTCTTCTGCGATATTATCCAGCCCCATCACTTTGACTGTGCCGCCGGTGCGCTTGAGCATATTCAAAATCAGTTTGATTGTCGTTGTTTTGCCAGAACCATTCGGGCCGATCAAGCCCATAATATATCCCTTTGGCAAAGTAAAGCTGATATTGTGAAGTTGAAAAGAATCAAAAGATTTTGAAAGATTCGTTACCTCTAAATAATTAGTCATCTGTTTTTACCTCCGTTAAAATGTCCAAAAGGCGATGTAATTCCTCTGTGGATAGATTTGCCATTCTTGCAGCTTTTATTGCTTCGGTGAGATTGTTTTCTACTTTGCAAATAAGCTGCTCCTTAATCAGTTCTGAACCAGACCCCATTACGAAACATCCACGCCCCTGCACATTTTTAACAAAGCCCTCTTGCTCTAATTCTGTGTATGCCTTTGTCACTGTTAAGACGCTGATCTTTAAGTCTTTGGCAAGTGTTCTAAGGGAGGGCAAAGTTTCTTCGGCTTGAAGCTCGCCAGATAAAATAGCCGCCTTGATCTGCTGTTTAATCTGCTCGTATATGGGGACGCCAGATACATTTGAAATAATCAGTTTCATTGCTGCATCCTCCGTGTGTTTTAACTGTTATGCTGTTATGTATAACAGTATAACATGCAAGGCTCCAAAAAGCAATATAGTTTAAGAAAAGTTCATAATAGCAAAAATTGGTCGGGATAATAAAATTACTATCCTGACCAATTTCTTTTAACAGGAAGTGCCTATTTCATCCGCTAATATTCCATCCAACTTTATTCCACAAAAAACACCCCGCCTAATCAGTTCCGGGATATTTACCAGAGTAGTAATGAGGCTGTATTTTACTTTCTTTGTTTGCAGTAAATGCGGAACGCTGCTGCGCCAGTGGCTGCCAACTGTACCAGAAGCAGCACAGCAAACAGACCGAAACTCTCATAGTAGAACAGTTCATCCCAAAACAGGAGAACATCACAGAGAGCAGTCAAGGCAACCGTCCAGCGGATGTGCCGGGCCAGCCATTGCCGGAACACCAGCACAAGGGCAACGGGCGGGACGATCAGCAACGCCAGATTCAAAATCAAGGTCGGGGTCAGTTCCATTGCGTCGCCTCCTCGCTTTTGTTGATTTATAAATAGGAATTATATATACCCGAAAGCCGATTAACATAATCAGCGTAATATTTGAGGGAGGACAGAAACAACTGTCCTCCTGTTTGGAAGTGTTCAGCCTTATTCGAGGACTTGAGGGTTTTCTACATAAGAACGAACTGCTGTACCACAATTTTTGCAAATTACATGAATCAAATTTTCGCCTTTAAGTGTCAAAGCTTTATTTGGTTGAACTTTTGCATAAGTGGATTGAATCCCCTCAACAACATCTTTGCCACCACACCACGGGCAAACATACTGTTTCTGCTCATTCATAGAATTCACCTCCTTTCTTGTTAACAAGGTCATTGTAAAACGCAAAAAGGTCAGGCAGATGCAGACTTATTAAACAAGACCCATGTACTAATAAAGTAACTAATTAAAAGGACACCCAAAATAGCCAACACGATCAAAAGTTGCTGTACCAATCGCTGTACTCCGATATACACTGCAATCTGCATATGAAATCCTACAAACAAAAATACAAGAAATGCGCCAGACAAGATAAGGGCCAGTATAACCGGAACACCAAACCATACAGCTAATTGTTTCAAAATCAACTTTCGTATATGGGGTTCTTCAACGCCCATATTTCTTAGAACCCGAAAACGATATTTGTATTTCCCGGAATCTGATAATTGCTGCAAAGCCAAGATAGTAAAACAGGTTACAAACAAGATGATTGCGCTATATGTCAATCCAGTTTGCATAATGAAAATAATAGCAGAATTATCATTAACCTCGATTGTCCGCATGGTAATGTTATAAGTTACAAGCGAATCAGTAAGACTTGAATTTTCAAAGTATGATTTTAATTCTTGAGCAATATCATAAGAAATTGTTTTATCTGCCATCATATACCGGAATGTATTAGCTGATGTCAGTTTATTGCAAATGTGATCCGGTACAATATATATCACACTTTGAAAATTATAAAAATCTTCGCCTAAGTCTACTGTATGTGCAGAAATATCAGCAAGCTGTAAATCGCCTCCATCAGTTTTAATAGATTTGTGAGCTTCAAGATACGCCGAAATTGAATCTTGGGGCGTTATGGAAAGCCACTGGGTTGTAAATTCATGATCCCGTAAAGAAATTTCATCATAACCTGCCATCTTTAATAGATGGTTATAGTCGGACAAAGAAATCGCTGTGATGGGTGAGGCATTTTTCCTGCTATTCTCCAGTTGGTTATAAAAGTCAGTTTTGTTTACAAAGTATGTCTTAAAAGAGCAATCATCACGAACAGAAATATTCTTTTCAATGAAAGAATCAAGAAAACTATAATCCGTTACAGGCAGCTCTTTTTCGGACTGTATGCCGATATAACCAGACTGCATACCAATGTAGTCCGAAGAAATCTGTATATCAAAAGGAACTCTTTTTTCCAAAAAACCTTGTGCCCATCCAACAAGGAGTGGTGTTACAAAAAATAATGCCATGGACAATGTAAGTGTGAGGCAAATCAAAGTCATTGAAAGTGTTTTCGATTTTAATTTAGATAACAGTTGTCCAAAAAAGAACAGATTTTCTTCTTTATACTTCTGGCGTTCTTTGATAACCAACAAGTAATTACTAAACAAAACGAAAAATACACTCACTCCAAATACAACACACCAAAACAGAAATCCCATATAAACATTAAAAGCACCTTTATCCATCGGCATTGCAAGGTACACTTTGAAAACTGGCAATATGGAAAGAATAATCAGTTCCAACAGGCCAATACATTCAATCAAAAAGAGCTGCTTTACTGTGTTTTGTTCTTTTCTTCTGAATCTTTCCCTTATATGCGTAATCAACATCAGAATTGGTACAATAATGCTGATTGCAGACCATATTTTGATTACCAGTTCAAATTCTCCGTTAAAGTAGTAAGACAGGGTTCTAATATTATAAAAGGTAATCAGCAGATAAAGGACAAAATTTACTGGAAAGAGTTTGTATATCCATTTGTGGGGGGTTCCCAATATATCATTTTTTCGATCTGCATTTAGCATATCAATTATCTTTATTTTTCGTATCGTGCGAACTTGAGATAAACCAACTGTCGCAAAACATATGCAGAAAAATAGAATCGTCAAAATGATTGTATCTGGAAAAAGCATAAATGAAAATTCAAATGGTTTATGATACATTTGAAGCAGCATAGCAGTAATGAATTGAGAAAACACACCACCTAATCCTATCCCCACAATAAGCGAAAAAATTCCCATTATTAGTGATTCTACAAAGAAAAGTCGAGCTATCGTTGATTGCTCCATTCCAATAATACTCTGAATTGCAAATTCTCTTTTTCGCCGTTGTATCATAAAGTGGTTTACATACTGCATAAGGAACATCAGCAATACGGTAATCAATAGAATCGCATATTTTATTCCATCACCTAATATATCTAAATTAAATTCTGCTCCTATATTCGGATCATAATAATTGCTGGAAATGGAAAGAAAAGCATAAAACATAGATATACACGCCGTCAGAGTGACAATATATATCAAATAGTCTTTTGTAGATTTCTTTACATTTTCAAGTGCTAATTTAGCGTACATCATTCACGCCCCCTCCCATCATGGTAAGGACATCCAAGATTTTTTCAAAGAAAACCCTACGAGAATCACTGCCTTTGAGAATTTCCGTGAAGATCGCACCATCTCTTAAAAAGAGAATACGATTGGCATAGCTTGCCGAAAAAGCGTCGTGTGTTACCATCAGGATTGTGGCGTCAAGGCTTTCGTTAATACTCTGGATTGTGGAGAGCAAGGCCTGTGACGAGTGACTGTCTAACGCGCCGGTAGGTTCGTCCGCCAAGATCAGCTTAGGCTGGTTGATAATAGCTCTGGCACAGGCACACCGCTGTTTCTGGCCGCCGGACACCTGATAGGGGTATTTATCCAGAATATCCGTGATATTCAGCTTTCCGGCCATTTCCCGCACCCGCCCATCAATCTCGCCTGCGGGAACCTTGTTGATAGTCAGTGCCAAGGCAATGTTTTCCGAGATTGTCAGAGTGTCCAGCAGGTTAAAATCCTGAAATACAAATCCAAGATTCTCCCGACGAAACCGGGCAATCTGTTTTTCGTTGATTTCCGTCACATCGGTTCCGTCCAGATAGATATGTCCCGCACTGACGGTATCAATGGTGGAAATACAGTTGAGCAGGGTAGTCTTGCCGGAACCGGATGCTCCCATGATTCCTACAAATTCTCCCTCCTGAACGGAAAAGCTAATGTCCTGAATTGCTTTTGTAACATTCCCGCCATTTCCGTAATATTTTTGGATATGATCCAGTTTCAAAATTTCTTTCATTGTTATCACCTCTGATCTCTATTGTAGAATAAGAGTGGCTTCGTTTGTATCAAGTTTTCTTACAAAGTTCTAACAAAAATGTAAGAAGTGCAGGACCGCAATCAGCCCTGCACTTCATGGATCAGACAGTTGATGTGAAACGCCAGGGAAATGGCGGTTCCTTGTTCCGATGATTCTGCCGCAATGCCAATGCCCAGCTTTTCACAGAGCCGTTTGCATAGGTACAGGCCAATGCCTGTGGACTGCTGGATCATACGACCATTCTGACCGGTAAATCCCTTTTCAAAGATACGGGGCAGATCGGACGCAGCAATCCCGATTCCATTGTCCTCCACGACAAGAATAACCTGATCTTGCCGTTTATGAGTAGAAATGCGGAGAACCGGTTGTTCCGTACGATACTTGACCGCATTGGCAATCAGTTGGTTCAGAATAAAGCGCACCCACTTTTCATCTGAATAAACCGTGTCCTGCATTTCCTCCACTTCCAGACGCATACCACCTTGGAGCAGCAGATATTTATTATCTGCAATCGCCTGATGCACCACTTGGGACAGTGCCATTTCCCGGACAGAATAATCTTTCTCTGTATGCTCACTGCGGGCGTAATAAAGAGCTTGTTCGGTAAAGCGGTTGGTCTTTTCCAGTTCCAGCAGAAGTTCCTTTGTCCAGTCCGTCCGGTGGTTTTCACATAGGAGTTTCATGGCAGTAATGGGCGTTTTGATTTCGTGAATCCATTGCTCAATGTATTCTTTGTACTCCAGGCGTTCCCGCTCGACTTCTCCAATCTGTTCCAACATGGATTTTCCAGCCATTTTCAAAAGCTGATAGTAAACCTGATCCTCGGCCTGTTCCGGCAGCTCCATCACTTCGGAAATAAGGTATCTTTCGGAAAGCTGCTCCGCCATATCCAGAAGTTTTTTCATCTGCCGCTTCCGTTTCCAGTAAGTGAGGACAAGTCCCGTCAGCAAAATCAATGCCCATACAATCAGGATCAATACTACTGCGGAAACCGAATTGCCGCACACCAGCAAAAATACAGTGAGTGCAGCCATACAAACAAGGTTCGTCAGCAGAAATGGAAGCCTGTTTTTCCAATATCGTCTGCTGTTCATATCGTGTACCCCTGTCGGTGCTTTGTCTTGATAAAATCCGTCAGGCCGATGCCCGCCAGTTTCTCCCGGATGCGGTTGATATTGACGCTCAAAGCATTGTCATCCACATATAGCTGATTATCCCATAAATATTCAATCATATCTCCACGAGAACAGATTTTTCCTCCGTTCTTGAACAGGTAATAGAGAATTTTCAATTCGTTCTTGGTAAGTTCTACGCTCTGTCCATGATAGTCCAGACTGCTGGATTCCAGATGCAGCACCGCATCTCCATAGACGATCTGTTCCCTTTGCTGTGTGGGATAGACTTTTTTCAGCAGAGAAGCAATTTTCGCAAGCAGGATCGCTGTGTTATAGGGCTTCGTGATAAAAGCGTCTCCGCCCAGCATAATGCTATTCAGCTCGTCCATATCTGTGTTGCAGCTTGTCACAAAGATGATTGGCACTTCGGAAAATGTGCGAATCTCGGTGCAGAGAGAAAAGCCACTGGTCCCCGGTAGCTTGATGTCCAGTATAATCAAGTGTGGCTGCTCAGCTTTGATCTGATCGATCACATCGGAAAAATCCTCCGGAGCCACCGTTTTATAGCTGTTGCTTTGCAGCAGCGTTTTCAATTCATTCCGTATTAACGGATCATCTTCTATTATCAATATTTTTTCTTTCATATCAGCCTCCGTGAAAAAAATACGATATGCAGTTGCTCATTCTCCCATTGACATTCAAATAAGTCAAGTATATATGTTAAAGCAAACTACCCTTTAACCCTTTTTTGAAAACCAGTACAGCTCTTTCGGTTCCCCAAAAAGACATCGTAACAAGTCGATAGCTTTCCTTTTCCATTTCTTCTATTTTTGCATTGATTTTCTCAGTTACATTTTCCACGGTAATTCCTTCTACTAATTCTGTCCGATACATCATATTTTTACCTCCATAAGCACTCAATCAAAACCAATTCGCTTTTTCTGCTCTGAATTGAGGGGTATCGCCTTCCTGGTATGGATTATAGGTATTGCGATTACACCCAAATTCTTTCAACGACTTTATTCTATTATCCTCTATCCATTCAACCAGCGAGATTCCATCAAATTCCTCTATACTTCCATTGTTCATTTCATTTTTGAAATACCACTCTACAATCGTTTGATCTCCCTTATGAAAAAATTGCTTGATTTCCCAAATAACCACCTTGCCACGGGTATTCCATTCCTGAAACCAATGCTTTACTGTTTTTCGGTTGTTATACTGGGGACTCCAGCTTTCTGTATAGATCACATCTTCTGTAAAAATATCATCAATCCCCATATCCTGCTGATTGAGCCACATATCAAACCATAATCGGATTGTTTTTTCTCGTTCATTCATGATATAAACACCTCACCATTCTTTTGTCTTACCTTCGCGTTTGTTCTGCATAACCTGGGTTTGATATACGAGAACAGGAATCAGAGAAACCAGGGCAAGCACACCAAAAACTACCGAACATTTTGCAACCGCAAATATTGCGAACATGAGCAGTATCAGCAGCCACGGATTACGCAGATTTCTGTAATAGTTTTCCTTGTCCTCATAAGAAGTATGAAGTTCAAATGGCTTACCGTCATTATCTTTTTCTACAATCAACAATTCCCGATTAAAGGTGGTGGCATTTGTTGCTATGCGTCCGCCTTTTTCAGCCCATGGCCGTAGGCGTACTTTACCAACAGAGTAGTTCAGGTTGATGTTTTTATAAAATACTTTGTAACCCATCCCCTCTAAAAACTCATGATAATCGGACGCGTCGGCCTTCGATTTTTGCCCGATAAACTCTACACAGTATTTTACCTGATCCGGTTTACACGCCTCAAATTCATACAACATTTTTTCCGCCCGAATCAAACGATAGCCCTTTTCAGACATTTTATTCAGCCAATGTTCCTGGGCAGTAAACAAACCGCCAAAGAAACGATAATACTTTTTGCTCATACTGCACCTCCAATAATTTCATTAGCTACGCCTACAAGTTCATTGAGCCTTATCAGTTCCTTTTCTGCAATTTCTTTTCCTTGCGTTGTAATGAGATATTCTTTTTTCCGTCCCGCACTATCTCCAAAAGGTGCAATCCAGCCTTTTTCCTGCAACGAGTTCAACGCACCATATAAAGTACCTGCCCCCAGCGTAAGCCGCCCTTTTGTATTATCTTCAATAAATTGCATGACAGCATATCCATGTTTCGGGGTATAAAGGGAAAGCAAAATAAAGAATGTCACCTCTGTGAGCGCACCGCCTTTCGCATTGTCTCGCATAACATCTGCCTCCTTATTACGGTTACTGTAATAAATATATCACTAACCGTAATAGAAGTCAATAACGATCCAAAATATAACAGAACGCTAAGCTTTATGATATAGCAACTTGTTCATAATAGCAAAAATTGGTCGGGACAATAAATTTACTGTCCTGACCAATTTCTCATAAAAAAGCGTCTATCCTGTCCACTACAAAGACATATTTTTATATGTATAATGATTTCATTCCACAAAGAATAAAACCCGCCGGATCAGATCCGGGATATTGACCGGGGCGGTAATATAGTCGTTCACGCCCTCATGTCGGTAGTTGGTCGCTCCTTTTTGCTCATAGACATAGAAAAAGGACAGTCGATTTTCTCGGATGCCCTTGTGGGTAGGGTACTAATTTTTGCTGTGTACTGCTAGATAAAATGTTTTTCTGAATACTTTATCCGATGTTCAGTACATCATGGATTACCCAAGGTTGAACTGTAACCATAACCATAAATATATAAATTACAAACAAAAGTACTTCGACCGTACCATTAACATTCTCAGATTGAAGTTTTTTTCTAAAATTATTCGGCAAAGCTTTTGATAGCAGATAATAAATCCAATATCCCAAACAGGCTCCAGCCGTATTTATAATAAGGTCATTTATATCCGATGAACCCCAGCCAAACATCTGAACAATTTCAACAGATAAAGAGAATAGAAAGCCAGTTAATGCAACGGTCTTTATGTGATGATACCTTTTATACAGAAATGGCAGGAAAACTCCTAACGGTACAAATAAAATTAAATTAAGTATGGTATCTATTGGTCCGGTTATCATACCAAGAAACGGAATCAGGGAAATCTTTGGACTAAATGACATTGTGCTTGTATAGCCAATACCTGCTACGGTTAAAATTCCAAATAGATAATAGCAAAACACAAATACAGCGGTAATATGAAGAAAACTTTGTTTTCTTCCCGATTTTTTAAGATATAAAAAATACAATAAGAGAACTGGAACTATAAACACATACCCACTAATTGAACGGATAAGAATGTCAGAAATTGATAACATATTTTTCACTCCTTTACTTGCTATCAAAAT
This genomic window contains:
- a CDS encoding ABC transporter ATP-binding protein; amino-acid sequence: MSVLQTIDLKKYYGTEPNITRALDGVNFSVEDGEFVAVVGTSGSGKSTLLHMMGGLDTPTSGNVIVRDKELSKMNDEQLTIFRRRNIGFIFQNYNLVPILNVYENIVLPVELGGDTVDQKFLDEIVHLLGLKDKLKNMPNNLSGGQQQRVAIARALITKPAIVLADEPTGNLDSKTSAEVLGLIKRTSAEFRQTVVMITHNDDIARLADRIVRIEDGKIVE
- a CDS encoding ABC-2 transporter permease, whose product is MSNILKSTKLDIALVKPYFKTICFTLLLPIVFAAINRSLLTGVSFAMCFIAMTTGYTFSITEKNSMDRLFGILPVRKSELVIGRYVFVLAMGLLSLIISLIAQPLVLKVLGETVGVFDIVTAAIAGVFLFALYTVFQIPGYYKYGSIKGRVFMYIPVAGFLVTLLLLSKMPAIGNSIISVVESSPILLVFLAVFAIVVMYAVSIFLSIRVMKNKEM
- a CDS encoding GntR family transcriptional regulator, which gives rise to MKLIISNVSGVPIYEQIKQQIKAAILSGELQAEETLPSLRTLAKDLKISVLTVTKAYTELEQEGFVKNVQGRGCFVMGSGSELIKEQLICKVENNLTEAIKAARMANLSTEELHRLLDILTEVKTDD
- a CDS encoding ABC transporter ATP-binding protein, which encodes MTNYLEVTNLSKSFDSFQLHNISFTLPKGYIMGLIGPNGSGKTTTIKLILNMLKRTGGTVKVMGLDNIAEEQKVKSELGVVFDTNYFSDDWKVSQVEKSISVFYPNWDSQKFADMLRKFHIAPTKKVKELSKGMQMKLMLACAFSYDAKLLILDEPTSGLDPVSRDELLKILSEYIEDGEHSVLFSTHITGDLERAADYITYISYGELFFTGSKDDFVDMFRIVKGGIEELSDDLKNKAAGIRTFPTGFEALMKTEDISGFPNLTVDPATIDEIVVFTSKKGDDYE
- a CDS encoding Lar family restriction alleviation protein, producing MNEQKQYVCPWCGGKDVVEGIQSTYAKVQPNKALTLKGENLIHVICKNCGTAVRSYVENPQVLE
- a CDS encoding ABC transporter permease; this translates as MMYAKLALENVKKSTKDYLIYIVTLTACISMFYAFLSISSNYYDPNIGAEFNLDILGDGIKYAILLITVLLMFLMQYVNHFMIQRRKREFAIQSIIGMEQSTIARLFFVESLIMGIFSLIVGIGLGGVFSQFITAMLLQMYHKPFEFSFMLFPDTIILTILFFCICFATVGLSQVRTIRKIKIIDMLNADRKNDILGTPHKWIYKLFPVNFVLYLLITFYNIRTLSYYFNGEFELVIKIWSAISIIVPILMLITHIRERFRRKEQNTVKQLFLIECIGLLELIILSILPVFKVYLAMPMDKGAFNVYMGFLFWCVVFGVSVFFVLFSNYLLVIKERQKYKEENLFFFGQLLSKLKSKTLSMTLICLTLTLSMALFFVTPLLVGWAQGFLEKRVPFDIQISSDYIGMQSGYIGIQSEKELPVTDYSFLDSFIEKNISVRDDCSFKTYFVNKTDFYNQLENSRKNASPITAISLSDYNHLLKMAGYDEISLRDHEFTTQWLSITPQDSISAYLEAHKSIKTDGGDLQLADISAHTVDLGEDFYNFQSVIYIVPDHICNKLTSANTFRYMMADKTISYDIAQELKSYFENSSLTDSLVTYNITMRTIEVNDNSAIIFIMQTGLTYSAIILFVTCFTILALQQLSDSGKYKYRFRVLRNMGVEEPHIRKLILKQLAVWFGVPVILALILSGAFLVFLFVGFHMQIAVYIGVQRLVQQLLIVLAILGVLLISYFISTWVLFNKSASA
- a CDS encoding ABC transporter permease, which encodes MTWPFENDTSAITKKIAKNDIDKNRVKKVFSLTTIVFATALLMMLIMFESGYETTKDRMAEGQPQVVFYDLSQQQIELLYSEENIESIKVTETENGYDASITIVDATKMTQYGFSSAVDNISSKYDIHHVTRNDLFIDSLPNGGLLNQKNMVLMGVAIFIIIVSALVIYNVFYLSVVNQVRQFGQLRTVGMTQQQTKKIIRYERKILCRIGVPIGLLIGGLAGYLLQPDGWDWIAAVFWGIIISLIINFVVKVSLNRPTKIALSISPILSSKYMMERFDCKVTNKEKRKLSSLGLAIISITSHWKSILVSVLSLGLSGLLFVLAATYTASIDPESIVKKDVYQYGQFAIETTGKYSEKVSEIENFKQKIMEFPSISNIKQVVETDISWAGKNSTGKDQLSIITANDFASIQQFSESGDLDYQQLVQSNQIVAVNGVEGISKGDTVEFTFGDGTQKIYTVGGILDGDLYSNTAIYGGWFLMPTELIAENSVSFNVSIRLIVKANDTGLEHTTISLEKLVDMSDGLTLTTMQEAIASKEATIRQVGISIIGVTLFLLLFSIITFASTIITNIATKKREYAMFQSIGMTRKQTEKMALCESCVLAIGSLILTLILGIILGQILIKGLISAGIFYLSYTFPLALFTVYCIVVVLIILMITISAFYSLQKTPLVERLRIVD
- a CDS encoding ABC transporter ATP-binding protein; this translates as MKEILKLDHIQKYYGNGGNVTKAIQDISFSVQEGEFVGIMGASGSGKTTLLNCISTIDTVSAGHIYLDGTDVTEINEKQIARFRRENLGFVFQDFNLLDTLTISENIALALTINKVPAGEIDGRVREMAGKLNITDILDKYPYQVSGGQKQRCACARAIINQPKLILADEPTGALDSHSSQALLSTIQSINESLDATILMVTHDAFSASYANRILFLRDGAIFTEILKGSDSRRVFFEKILDVLTMMGGGVNDVR
- a CDS encoding cysteine-rich KTR domain-containing protein, translating into MEKTEFIRCPVCGNKTRDKIREDTILKNFPLFCPKCKSECLIDIEQFHITVIKAPDAQPQSR